The Flavobacterium praedii genome window below encodes:
- a CDS encoding TIM-barrel domain-containing protein, which translates to MKKIILFLLISSISFAQNANRKFESYKVVKNTLEIKTSDGVYYIKPYSDKIIETTFLPTGENLISNSHAVILTPEKVAFKIKQTQNELVFSTNGISVSIVKSPFQISYLYKNKELISEKNGYVQREKATISKEQPKETLEFNLDASEALYGAGARALGMNRRGNRLELYNQADYGYGTHSKKMNFSIPLVLSSKIYAVHFDNGAIGWLDLDSKKDNTLVYETISGRKTYQVIAGNSWADLTSNYTSLTGKQPLVPRWALGNFSSRFGYHSQDEVAKTIDKYIKDEIPVDAIILDLYWFGKTVQGTMGNLDWDKDNFSDPKKMITDLNSKGVKTILITEPFILTTSSKWQEAVDKKVLATDQAGNPFKYDFYFGNTGLVDVFKPEGKTWFWNIYKNLINQGVGGWWGDLGEPEVFPSATFTAQGPADEVHNIYGHNWAKMIRDGYKTDFPTVRPFILMRAGYSGSQNYGMIPWSGDVSRSWEGLQSQPEIALQMGMQGMAYMHSDLGGFAGDYFDNELYVRWLQYGVFQPVYRPHAQEDVPSEPVYKDIVTKAKVKKQIELRYQMLPYNYTLAFENNNKGLPLMRPLFFEEPTNEKLLNSCDSYLWGNDFLVTPITKAGVTSTSIYFPKNSNWYDFYTGAKQEAGTTANIAVSADNIPVFVRGGAFIPMIKTIQNTTKYSLANFDLHFYYDEKATSSTGKLYNDDGVTPNDFEKGAYEILDFSSNSTNKLITVKINTVTGKSFISEDKNITFLVHNIAGKPSKVTVNGVNVDFKTNGNNLEIPVVLKKGLDNEIKIQL; encoded by the coding sequence ATGAAAAAAATAATTCTATTTCTTTTAATTTCAAGTATTTCATTTGCACAAAATGCAAACAGAAAATTCGAAAGTTATAAAGTAGTCAAAAACACCTTGGAAATTAAAACTTCCGATGGAGTTTATTATATCAAACCTTATTCGGATAAAATAATTGAAACCACTTTTTTGCCAACTGGAGAAAACTTAATTTCCAATTCGCATGCAGTTATTTTAACTCCTGAAAAAGTAGCTTTTAAAATAAAGCAAACTCAAAACGAATTAGTATTTTCCACTAATGGGATTTCGGTTTCTATTGTAAAAAGTCCTTTTCAAATTTCGTATTTGTATAAAAACAAGGAATTAATTTCGGAGAAAAACGGATATGTGCAACGGGAGAAAGCTACCATTAGCAAAGAACAGCCAAAAGAAACATTAGAGTTTAATTTGGATGCTTCCGAAGCCTTATATGGAGCTGGAGCACGAGCCTTGGGAATGAATCGTCGTGGAAACCGTTTGGAACTATACAACCAAGCCGATTATGGATATGGAACGCATTCGAAAAAAATGAATTTCTCGATTCCGTTAGTACTATCTTCCAAAATTTATGCCGTTCATTTTGATAACGGAGCCATTGGTTGGTTGGATTTGGACAGTAAAAAAGATAATACATTGGTTTATGAAACCATTTCAGGAAGAAAAACATATCAAGTAATTGCTGGTAATTCTTGGGCTGATTTGACTTCGAATTATACTTCATTGACTGGTAAACAACCGCTTGTTCCTCGTTGGGCTTTGGGAAATTTCTCCAGTCGATTTGGATACCATTCTCAAGACGAAGTCGCCAAAACAATTGACAAATACATCAAAGACGAAATACCTGTAGATGCCATAATTCTGGATTTGTATTGGTTTGGAAAAACCGTTCAAGGTACAATGGGTAACCTAGATTGGGACAAAGACAATTTCTCTGATCCTAAGAAAATGATAACCGATTTGAACAGCAAAGGAGTTAAAACCATTCTGATCACGGAGCCTTTTATACTTACCACTTCAAGCAAATGGCAAGAAGCAGTGGATAAAAAAGTATTAGCTACAGATCAAGCAGGAAATCCGTTTAAATATGATTTTTATTTTGGAAATACAGGACTAGTAGATGTTTTTAAACCCGAAGGTAAAACCTGGTTTTGGAATATTTACAAAAACTTAATCAACCAAGGAGTTGGTGGATGGTGGGGCGATTTGGGTGAACCAGAAGTATTCCCTTCCGCCACATTTACAGCCCAAGGACCTGCCGATGAAGTGCATAATATTTATGGTCATAATTGGGCCAAAATGATTCGTGATGGTTACAAAACTGATTTTCCAACGGTACGCCCATTTATTCTAATGCGTGCTGGATATTCAGGATCTCAAAACTACGGAATGATTCCGTGGTCTGGTGATGTGAGCCGTTCTTGGGAAGGATTACAATCTCAACCCGAAATTGCATTGCAAATGGGAATGCAGGGAATGGCCTATATGCACTCCGATTTAGGGGGTTTTGCAGGCGATTATTTTGATAACGAATTGTATGTGCGTTGGCTGCAGTATGGAGTTTTTCAACCTGTTTATCGTCCGCATGCACAGGAAGATGTGCCTTCGGAGCCTGTTTATAAAGACATCGTGACTAAAGCTAAAGTAAAAAAACAAATCGAGTTGCGCTATCAAATGTTGCCATACAACTATACTTTGGCATTTGAAAACAACAACAAAGGTTTACCATTAATGCGTCCCTTATTTTTTGAAGAACCAACCAACGAAAAGTTGTTGAATTCTTGTGATTCGTATTTGTGGGGGAATGATTTTCTGGTGACTCCAATTACAAAAGCGGGCGTTACAAGTACATCGATTTATTTTCCAAAAAATAGTAATTGGTATGATTTTTATACTGGAGCAAAACAAGAGGCAGGAACAACAGCAAACATAGCTGTTTCGGCAGACAATATTCCAGTTTTTGTGCGTGGTGGCGCTTTTATTCCGATGATAAAAACGATTCAGAATACAACAAAATATTCTTTGGCTAATTTTGATTTGCATTTTTATTACGACGAAAAAGCAACTTCAAGTACTGGAAAATTATACAATGACGATGGTGTTACTCCAAATGATTTTGAAAAAGGAGCTTATGAAATACTCGATTTTTCGAGTAATTCAACCAATAAATTGATTACGGTTAAAATTAATACGGTTACAGGTAAATCTTTTATAAGCGAAGATAAAAACATTACTTTTTTAGTTCATAATATCGCAGGAAAACCAAGTAAAGTGACTGTAAACGGTGTAAATGTAGATTTTAAAACAAATGGAAACAATCTTGAAATTCCAGTTGTATTGAAAAAAGGATTGGATAACGAAATTAAAATACAATTATAA
- a CDS encoding glycerophosphodiester phosphodiesterase — protein sequence MNKILKIGHRGAKGYEPENTLVSFEKALQMGADGIELDVHLSVDGHLIVIHDETVDRTTNGKGVVNQLTLQELKAFRINDTYEIPTLEEVLDLVNQRCFVNIELKNQDTAEKVVQIIEHYISVKNWNHAHFLVSSFDWNALQQVRFLNDGIRIGVLTETDLDVAISFARFMKAAALHPDFQLLTNEYTTKIQEKGILVFPWTVNETDDIQKMKSFKVNGIITDFLDMV from the coding sequence ATGAACAAAATACTCAAAATAGGACATCGCGGAGCCAAAGGATATGAACCCGAAAATACCTTGGTTTCTTTTGAAAAAGCACTACAAATGGGAGCAGACGGAATCGAACTGGATGTGCATCTAAGCGTAGACGGTCATTTGATAGTGATTCACGATGAAACTGTAGACAGAACAACCAACGGTAAAGGTGTTGTGAACCAATTGACATTACAAGAATTAAAGGCATTTCGAATCAACGATACCTATGAAATTCCAACATTAGAGGAAGTTCTGGATTTGGTCAATCAAAGGTGTTTTGTCAATATTGAATTGAAAAATCAAGATACAGCCGAGAAAGTGGTTCAAATAATAGAGCATTATATTTCTGTCAAAAATTGGAATCACGCTCATTTTTTAGTATCTAGTTTTGATTGGAATGCGTTGCAACAAGTTCGATTTTTAAACGATGGAATTCGGATTGGAGTTCTAACCGAAACCGATTTGGACGTAGCCATTTCTTTTGCCCGGTTCATGAAAGCTGCAGCCTTGCATCCCGATTTTCAATTATTGACCAATGAATATACCACTAAAATTCAAGAGAAAGGAATTCTGGTTTTCCCTTGGACAGTAAATGAAACGGATGATATTCAAAAAATGAAATCGTTCAAAGTAAATGGCATAATTACCGATTTTTTGGATATGGTTTAA
- a CDS encoding alpha-amylase family glycosyl hydrolase, translated as MKSRNIVLALFLLAVTTFVSAQDKKESKTKTEKTPFVWEGANLYFLMTDRFANGDKSNDLNYNRTKTTGKLRGFEGGDIKGITQKVDEGYFTKLGINVIWFTPVVEQIHDGVDEGTGLSYGFHGYWARDWTALDKNFGTKKDLAELVKKAHAKGIRIMLDGVINHTGPVTEIDTVWPEGWVRTEPKCQYSNFENTTACTLVANLPDVKTESKVEVPLPPFLIEKWKAEGRYEKEVASLDAFFKRTGYPRTPKYYIIKWLTDYITEFGIDGYRADTVKHTDESVWADFKTQCDYSFADWKKNNPTKVLDNNPFYTIAEVYNYNISNGQLFDFGDKKVNYYENGFTGMINFEFKSDAQKDYAFMFQKYSDLLNNQLKGFSVLNYLSSHDDGGPFDAKREKSIESGTKLLLTPGIAQVYYGDESARSLVIEGTQGDATLRSLMNWDAVKTDAKTQKVLLHWQKLGQFRKNHPAVGAGVNVAISAKPYVCSRTFTRGNYTDTVVIGLDLAKGKKEIPVGTAFKDGAKIKDAYSGKMATVLNGKVTVDSEFDIVLLELKK; from the coding sequence ATGAAAAGTAGAAATATAGTATTAGCCCTATTTTTATTAGCAGTAACCACTTTTGTTAGTGCTCAAGATAAAAAAGAATCAAAAACAAAAACAGAAAAAACGCCTTTTGTATGGGAAGGCGCCAACTTGTATTTTTTGATGACCGATCGTTTTGCTAATGGCGATAAATCGAATGATTTAAATTATAACAGAACCAAAACTACTGGAAAATTAAGAGGTTTTGAAGGTGGAGACATCAAAGGGATCACTCAAAAAGTAGATGAAGGTTATTTTACCAAATTAGGAATCAATGTGATTTGGTTTACGCCTGTTGTCGAACAAATCCACGATGGTGTTGATGAAGGAACTGGATTGAGTTATGGATTTCACGGCTATTGGGCAAGAGATTGGACGGCATTGGATAAAAACTTTGGAACCAAAAAAGACTTGGCTGAATTGGTGAAAAAAGCACATGCCAAAGGAATCCGAATTATGCTTGACGGTGTAATCAACCATACGGGACCAGTTACAGAAATAGATACGGTTTGGCCAGAAGGCTGGGTTCGTACAGAGCCTAAATGCCAATACAGCAATTTCGAAAATACAACCGCTTGTACATTGGTGGCGAATTTGCCTGATGTAAAAACGGAAAGCAAAGTAGAAGTACCTTTACCTCCTTTTTTGATCGAAAAATGGAAAGCTGAAGGAAGATATGAAAAAGAAGTGGCTTCATTGGATGCATTTTTCAAAAGAACGGGCTACCCAAGAACTCCAAAATATTACATCATAAAATGGCTAACAGATTATATCACAGAGTTCGGAATTGACGGTTATAGAGCCGATACTGTAAAACATACAGATGAAAGTGTTTGGGCAGATTTTAAAACACAATGCGACTATTCTTTTGCAGATTGGAAAAAAAACAATCCAACCAAAGTGTTAGACAACAATCCATTTTACACCATTGCCGAAGTCTACAATTACAACATCAGCAACGGACAGCTATTTGATTTTGGAGACAAAAAAGTAAATTATTACGAGAATGGTTTTACGGGAATGATCAATTTTGAATTCAAAAGTGATGCTCAAAAAGACTATGCTTTTATGTTTCAAAAATATTCGGATTTGTTGAATAATCAATTGAAAGGTTTTAGTGTTTTGAATTATTTATCATCGCATGATGATGGAGGTCCTTTTGATGCCAAGAGAGAAAAAAGCATCGAAAGTGGTACTAAATTACTTTTGACTCCAGGAATTGCACAAGTGTATTACGGAGATGAATCTGCACGTTCATTGGTGATTGAAGGAACTCAAGGTGATGCCACATTGCGTTCGCTTATGAATTGGGATGCTGTAAAAACCGATGCAAAGACTCAAAAAGTGCTTTTGCATTGGCAAAAATTAGGTCAATTTAGAAAAAATCATCCTGCAGTGGGAGCTGGTGTGAATGTAGCCATTTCGGCAAAACCGTATGTGTGTTCCAGAACTTTTACAAGAGGGAATTACACAGATACCGTTGTAATAGGCTTGGATTTAGCCAAAGGAAAAAAAGAAATTCCTGTAGGTACTGCATTCAAAGATGGAGCCAAAATAAAAGATGCCTATTCCGGCAAAATGGCAACTGTTTTGAATGGTAAAGTTACCGTTGACAGTGAGTTTGATATCGTTTTGTTGGAATTAAAGAAATAA
- a CDS encoding NAD(P)/FAD-dependent oxidoreductase → MNQNFDIIIVGGGAAGFFTAINIVEKNPKMKVAILERGAEVLGKVRVSGGGRCNVTHACFEPNELVKFYPRGEKELRGPFHQFCSGDTIEWFEKHGVELKIEEDGRMFPVSNSSQTIIDCFIKATQKLGIAVLTGQSVQSIFKKDNFWKVETQNENYIAEKLVLATGSNPKIWEMLQQQGHAIVSPVPSLFTFNIKDSRIKELPGVAAQVTVKVKDTKLTSTGPLLITHWGMSGPAILKLSAWGARTLFDKNYQFTIFVNWLNDMDAEDAEKVLKTVKQEHTKKAVSKKSPFDFPNRLWESLVLASNIPEETKWADLSKVQLQNLVKQLTNCTFQVNGKSTFKEEFVTAGGIDLKEINFKTMESKLHENLYFAGEIVNIDAITGGFNFQNAWTSGFIVASAV, encoded by the coding sequence ATGAATCAAAACTTTGACATAATAATAGTCGGCGGCGGAGCTGCAGGTTTTTTTACGGCCATCAATATTGTGGAGAAAAATCCAAAAATGAAAGTTGCCATACTCGAAAGAGGAGCCGAAGTGTTAGGAAAAGTTCGCGTTTCTGGAGGCGGACGCTGTAATGTAACCCATGCGTGTTTTGAACCGAACGAATTGGTGAAGTTTTACCCACGTGGCGAGAAAGAATTGCGAGGTCCTTTTCATCAATTTTGTTCGGGAGATACTATTGAATGGTTTGAGAAGCATGGAGTAGAACTCAAAATTGAAGAAGATGGAAGAATGTTTCCCGTTTCTAATTCTTCGCAGACTATTATAGATTGTTTTATAAAAGCCACTCAAAAATTGGGGATAGCAGTTCTAACTGGACAAAGTGTACAATCGATATTCAAAAAAGATAATTTTTGGAAAGTGGAAACGCAAAACGAAAATTATATTGCAGAAAAATTAGTTCTTGCCACAGGAAGTAACCCCAAAATCTGGGAAATGCTGCAACAGCAAGGTCACGCGATTGTAAGTCCTGTACCGTCATTGTTTACCTTTAACATAAAAGATTCCCGAATCAAAGAATTGCCTGGCGTAGCGGCTCAAGTTACGGTAAAAGTCAAAGACACGAAGCTAACCTCAACAGGACCATTGTTAATCACGCATTGGGGAATGAGTGGTCCAGCCATTTTGAAATTATCGGCTTGGGGAGCGCGAACTTTATTCGATAAAAATTATCAGTTTACCATTTTTGTAAATTGGCTAAATGACATGGATGCCGAAGATGCTGAAAAAGTGCTAAAAACGGTAAAACAAGAACACACCAAAAAAGCCGTTTCCAAAAAATCTCCTTTTGACTTTCCAAACCGATTATGGGAAAGTTTAGTTTTGGCTTCGAATATTCCAGAGGAAACCAAATGGGCAGATTTGTCTAAAGTTCAATTGCAAAATTTAGTGAAACAATTGACTAATTGCACGTTCCAAGTCAATGGCAAAAGCACTTTTAAAGAAGAGTTTGTAACTGCTGGAGGAATCGATTTAAAAGAAATTAACTTCAAAACTATGGAAAGCAAACTACACGAAAACCTCTATTTTGCAGGCGAAATCGTGAATATTGATGCTATTACAGGAGGTTTTAATTTCCAGAATGCTTGGACTAGCGGTTTTATTGTGGCGAGTGCTGTTTAA
- a CDS encoding TlpA family protein disulfide reductase, producing MKAIKKSFLIFFISSYSFSQNIFIKYIGNTDDAIMLTCQSLESLQSPFVFNKNNRDLKITLDRSTTLLCNQVTRNTLIYVSPNETIEFDINKNGLISYYCNSNKYRKSESEFINDCYEKFGKTENISNYNELKQIRLLNGTSKYFDKEYTKELELLEIYYKKEKVSKEFYQYFQTMYWCLIKFNELENKVINPETYLSIEKSFNEADKLLAIEGYKELLWNYVARSMKNLNLKNDLYSKMDFVAKNISNQKIRDYLLYTNINYSLNDRFGKTVVDEQSIELFRKNCKNQEYIDAINQDLLPRTTPIIINDVIKKHAGRLVLVDFWASWCIPCREELPSEKKLMQKYPNVTFLFLSIDKSKAAWQKAMTQYNDILNKENSFLLIKSEKDEILKEINLSTIPRCVLFGKDGKIINLDAPRPSSTEMETLIKANL from the coding sequence ATGAAAGCAATAAAAAAATCATTTTTAATATTTTTTATTTCATCATATTCTTTCTCACAAAATATATTCATTAAATATATTGGTAATACTGATGATGCTATTATGTTAACTTGTCAATCTTTAGAATCATTGCAGTCACCCTTCGTATTTAACAAAAATAATAGAGATTTAAAAATAACATTAGATCGCTCAACAACACTATTATGCAATCAGGTTACTAGAAATACATTGATTTATGTGTCCCCAAATGAGACAATTGAATTTGATATAAATAAAAATGGATTAATCAGTTATTATTGCAACTCCAATAAATATCGAAAATCAGAATCAGAATTCATAAATGATTGTTATGAAAAATTCGGAAAAACTGAAAATATTTCAAATTATAATGAGCTTAAACAGATCCGTTTATTGAATGGCACATCAAAGTATTTTGATAAAGAGTATACCAAAGAGTTAGAATTACTGGAAATTTATTATAAAAAAGAGAAAGTTTCAAAAGAATTTTATCAATATTTCCAAACAATGTATTGGTGTTTAATCAAATTCAATGAATTAGAAAACAAAGTTATAAATCCAGAAACTTACTTATCAATAGAAAAAAGTTTTAATGAAGCTGATAAGTTATTGGCTATCGAAGGATATAAAGAATTGCTATGGAATTATGTTGCAAGATCCATGAAGAATCTGAATTTAAAAAATGATTTATATTCTAAAATGGACTTTGTTGCTAAAAATATTTCCAACCAAAAAATTAGAGATTATTTATTATATACCAATATTAATTACTCCTTAAATGATCGATTCGGAAAAACAGTAGTTGATGAACAAAGTATTGAACTTTTTAGAAAAAACTGCAAAAACCAAGAATACATTGATGCAATAAATCAAGATTTACTACCAAGAACAACACCTATAATTATTAATGATGTTATAAAAAAGCATGCTGGAAGATTGGTTCTGGTTGATTTTTGGGCATCGTGGTGCATACCTTGTCGAGAAGAGTTACCGAGTGAAAAAAAACTGATGCAAAAATACCCAAATGTAACTTTTCTATTTCTATCCATTGACAAAAGCAAAGCGGCTTGGCAAAAAGCAATGACTCAATACAACGATATCCTCAACAAAGAGAACAGTTTTTTACTTATAAAATCAGAAAAAGACGAGATATTAAAAGAGATAAACCTATCTACAATTCCTCGTTGTGTCTTGTTTGGAAAAGATGGAAAAATCATCAATCTTGATGCTCCACGACCTTCCAGCACCGAAATGGAGACATTGATTAAAGCAAATTTATAG
- a CDS encoding GxxExxY protein, with translation MTKKEVTQLSYEITGYAIKVHKELGPGLLESVYEKCLKYELETNGYSVRQQLSVPIQYYDLEIDADLRLDLMVNDTIIVELKAVEAILPIHEAQLLTYMKLLEIPQGLLINFYTLNISKSLKPFVNEFFARLD, from the coding sequence ATGACCAAAAAAGAAGTGACTCAATTGTCTTATGAAATTACTGGGTATGCAATAAAAGTGCATAAAGAACTAGGACCAGGATTATTGGAAAGTGTTTATGAAAAATGCTTGAAATATGAGTTAGAAACTAATGGTTATTCAGTAAGACAGCAATTATCTGTTCCTATTCAATATTATGATTTAGAAATTGATGCAGATTTAAGACTAGACTTGATGGTAAATGACACAATAATTGTAGAGTTGAAAGCAGTTGAAGCAATTTTACCAATTCACGAGGCGCAATTACTAACTTATATGAAGTTATTAGAGATTCCTCAAGGTTTATTAATCAATTTTTACACTTTAAATATTTCTAAATCATTAAAACCGTTTGTTAACGAATTTTTCGCCAGGCTAGATTAA
- a CDS encoding glycoside hydrolase family 13 protein — protein sequence MKKFLFLLFFISTSVFSQINRIEPPFWYAGMKNPELQIMFYGKNISENEVSVSNGIVIKEVKKTENPNYLFVTIDTKDVTAQDFVFSFSKDKKVVFTKKYSLKQRRVNSADRKSYDASDLIYLVMSDRFANGNPKNDSDKSVYEKGNRALPGGRHGGDIAGMIQHLDYIKELGATALWPTPLCEDNDKAYSYHTYGQSDVYKIDPRFGTNDEYVQLSAELHKRDMKLIMDYVTNHWGAEHWMMNDLPTYEWIHQFPGYAQTNYRMTTQFDNNASQIDAKMCMDGWFVKSMPDLNQSNPLVNTYLKQNAIWWIEYANLDGFRVDTYSYCDKKGIAEWTKAITDEYPNFNIVGEVWMHAQAQMAYWQKDSKIAAIENYNSYLPSVMDFTLTETLGKVFNEDNGKWNEGMINVYENFTNDFLYPNINSIMTFVENHDTNRFNEIYKNDFSKYKMAMTLLATVRGIPQIYYGSEIGMAGNKDKEGDAAIRQDFPGGWEGDKNNAFAKAGRTPEQQKYFDFSSQLFTWRKSNDVVHFGKMKHYIPENNVYVYFRYTDSKSVMVVINNNKDSKTFPTNRFQESILNYKTGNDVLSGKTIDLKNDITIEGKSVLLLELK from the coding sequence ATGAAAAAGTTTCTTTTTTTATTATTTTTCATTTCTACTTCTGTTTTTTCTCAAATTAACAGAATAGAACCTCCATTTTGGTATGCAGGAATGAAGAATCCAGAGTTACAAATTATGTTTTATGGAAAAAATATTTCTGAAAATGAAGTATCCGTATCAAATGGTATTGTTATAAAAGAAGTTAAAAAAACGGAAAATCCAAATTACCTTTTCGTTACTATTGACACAAAAGATGTTACGGCACAAGATTTTGTTTTTTCATTTTCGAAAGATAAAAAGGTTGTATTCACAAAAAAATATAGTTTAAAACAAAGAAGAGTAAATTCTGCAGACAGAAAGAGTTATGATGCATCCGATTTGATTTACCTTGTAATGTCAGATCGTTTTGCCAATGGTAACCCTAAAAACGACAGTGATAAATCAGTTTATGAAAAAGGGAATAGAGCACTTCCAGGGGGCAGACATGGAGGCGATATTGCGGGGATGATTCAGCATTTGGATTATATTAAAGAATTAGGAGCAACAGCACTTTGGCCTACACCACTTTGTGAAGATAATGATAAAGCCTATTCTTATCATACTTATGGTCAATCGGATGTTTATAAAATAGATCCACGATTTGGAACCAATGATGAGTATGTACAACTTTCGGCCGAATTGCACAAACGCGACATGAAACTTATCATGGATTATGTAACCAATCATTGGGGAGCTGAACATTGGATGATGAATGATTTACCTACCTATGAATGGATACATCAATTCCCAGGTTATGCGCAAACAAATTACAGAATGACCACTCAGTTTGATAACAATGCGTCTCAAATTGATGCTAAAATGTGTATGGATGGATGGTTTGTAAAATCGATGCCCGATCTGAATCAATCGAATCCATTGGTGAATACTTATTTGAAACAAAACGCAATTTGGTGGATTGAATATGCTAATTTGGACGGTTTTCGTGTAGATACTTATTCGTATTGCGACAAAAAAGGTATAGCCGAATGGACCAAAGCAATTACTGATGAATATCCTAATTTTAATATCGTTGGTGAAGTTTGGATGCATGCCCAAGCCCAAATGGCGTATTGGCAAAAAGATAGTAAAATTGCTGCTATCGAAAATTATAATTCGTATTTGCCATCTGTTATGGACTTTACATTAACAGAGACTTTAGGAAAAGTATTCAATGAAGACAATGGTAAGTGGAATGAGGGTATGATTAATGTTTACGAAAATTTCACCAACGATTTTTTATATCCAAATATCAATAGCATTATGACTTTTGTGGAGAATCATGATACAAATCGTTTCAATGAGATTTATAAAAATGATTTTTCAAAATATAAAATGGCCATGACTTTGTTGGCAACAGTTCGAGGAATTCCTCAAATCTATTATGGTTCAGAGATTGGAATGGCTGGTAACAAAGATAAAGAGGGGGATGCTGCTATCCGACAAGATTTTCCAGGCGGTTGGGAAGGTGATAAGAATAATGCTTTCGCTAAAGCAGGAAGAACTCCCGAACAACAGAAGTATTTTGATTTTTCATCTCAATTATTTACTTGGAGAAAATCAAATGATGTGGTACATTTTGGAAAAATGAAACATTATATACCAGAAAACAACGTGTATGTGTATTTCAGATATACAGACTCCAAATCGGTTATGGTGGTCATCAATAATAATAAAGATTCTAAAACTTTTCCAACGAATCGTTTTCAAGAAAGTATTTTAAATTATAAAACAGGAAACGACGTGCTTTCTGGGAAAACTATTGATTTGAAAAATGACATTACTATCGAAGGAAAATCGGTTCTACTTTTGGAATTGAAGTGA